In the genome of Treponema pedis, one region contains:
- a CDS encoding galactokinase — protein sequence MTDKNLSLKKLKEEFILQYGESENEIIIAAAPARINIIGEHIDYNGGLVFPAAINLFLFIALRKRSDRKIIYKTKREKKLFEFFIDDNFKFESKNSFANYLNGMLKFLKDEGLNITCGFEVLISSDIPAGSGLSSSAALESGFGTAVCSIFNFKIDGITLAKIGKRVENDFLGLKSGIMDQFAITMGKENNAILLNTSSLEYKYIPLNIEPYKIAVMNSNKPRKLTESKYNERKAECEKALAYLQQNKQIKFLCELSFKDYKEAEPQLKNNCSEAITKRVRHCVTESERVAKAVEALKQNDLKLCGKLLCESHISLKEDYEVTGKELDSLFFAAIKQEGCLGARMTGAGFSGCAIAIVHKDCFTQFAQSVGKIYKTETGLTASFFPCSIANGAVVL from the coding sequence TTGACGGACAAAAATTTATCTTTAAAAAAATTAAAAGAAGAATTTATTTTACAATACGGGGAATCCGAAAATGAAATTATAATTGCTGCGGCTCCCGCCCGTATAAATATAATAGGCGAACACATAGATTATAACGGAGGATTGGTGTTTCCTGCGGCGATAAATTTATTTTTATTTATTGCATTACGTAAACGCTCCGATAGAAAAATAATTTATAAAACAAAACGGGAAAAAAAACTTTTTGAATTTTTCATAGATGACAATTTTAAATTTGAGTCTAAAAACAGTTTTGCAAATTACTTAAACGGAATGTTAAAATTTTTAAAAGACGAAGGTTTAAACATAACTTGCGGATTTGAAGTTTTAATATCAAGCGATATTCCTGCCGGTTCGGGACTTTCTTCATCTGCAGCATTGGAATCGGGTTTCGGCACGGCAGTATGCTCAATATTCAATTTTAAAATAGACGGAATTACTCTTGCAAAAATCGGGAAACGCGTAGAAAACGATTTTTTGGGATTAAAATCGGGAATAATGGACCAATTTGCAATTACAATGGGAAAAGAAAATAACGCAATATTGCTTAACACTTCTTCTCTTGAATATAAATATATTCCTCTTAATATTGAGCCTTATAAAATTGCCGTAATGAATTCCAATAAACCCCGAAAACTTACAGAATCGAAATACAATGAGCGCAAAGCCGAATGCGAAAAAGCTCTTGCATATTTGCAACAAAATAAGCAAATAAAATTTTTATGCGAATTAAGTTTTAAAGATTATAAAGAAGCCGAACCGCAACTAAAAAATAATTGCAGCGAAGCAATTACAAAAAGAGTACGTCATTGCGTTACCGAAAGCGAACGGGTTGCAAAAGCCGTCGAAGCCCTAAAACAAAATGATTTAAAATTATGCGGAAAACTTTTATGCGAATCTCATATTTCTCTAAAAGAAGATTATGAAGTTACCGGTAAAGAATTGGATTCTTTATTTTTTGCGGCAATTAAACAAGAAGGTTGCCTTGGTGCCAGAATGACGGGAGCGGGTTTTTCCGGCTGTGCGATTGCAATTGTACATAAAGACTGTTTTACACAATTCGCACAATCGGTGGGAAAAATATATAAAACTGAAACGGGTTTAACCGCTTCGTTTTTCCCGTGCAGTATTGCAAACGGAGCGGTCGTACTATAA
- a CDS encoding glucose-6-phosphate isomerase encodes MEWNNLDKCKFFNELKKIKPINLPQVFKSENISERIKNFSVYAGGGLNFNYSAKPVNEEILSALQSLADEQKLIEKYTLLLNGEFINTGENRMVLHHLTRGQLGKDVIFRGTNMRSFYLNELEKIKKFSEEVHTGKIKTASGKNFTDVVQIGIGGSDLGPRAMYLALKNWAYAKNRQKLKAHFISNVDPDDCAEVLKNINLETSLFILVSKSGTTQETLSNERFVKSILEKNGLNPSKQMLAVTSETSPLANNPDYFFSFYMDDFIGGRYSSTSVCGAVVLALAFGIKTVEEFLSGAAEADKLALEPNIKKNAALLDAMLGIYERNVLNYSSTAVLPYSQALSRFPSHLQQLDMESNGKTVNRSGEPVKYKTGPVIFGEPGTNGQHSFYQLLHQGSDIIPLQFIGFKTGQLNEDIKSENSTNQQKLIANLIAQIIAFTAGKSDENKNKNFEGGRPSSLIYGETLTPKSLGALLAHFENKVMFQGFAWNLNSFDQEGVQLGKTLAKKVLSGDMPPALKAFSELLCG; translated from the coding sequence ATGGAATGGAACAATCTTGATAAATGTAAATTTTTTAATGAATTAAAAAAAATAAAGCCGATAAATCTTCCTCAAGTGTTTAAAAGTGAAAATATTTCGGAACGGATTAAAAATTTTTCCGTATATGCCGGAGGCGGTTTAAATTTTAATTATTCCGCAAAACCCGTTAATGAAGAAATTTTATCGGCACTCCAAAGCCTTGCCGATGAACAAAAGCTAATCGAAAAATATACGCTTTTACTTAACGGCGAATTCATAAACACCGGCGAAAACAGAATGGTGCTTCATCATTTAACGCGCGGGCAGCTCGGCAAAGATGTTATCTTTAGAGGGACAAATATGCGTTCTTTTTATTTAAATGAGCTTGAAAAAATTAAAAAATTTTCCGAAGAAGTGCATACGGGAAAGATTAAAACTGCAAGCGGAAAAAATTTTACCGATGTTGTACAAATCGGAATAGGAGGTTCCGATTTGGGACCCAGAGCAATGTACCTTGCATTAAAAAATTGGGCTTACGCAAAAAACCGTCAAAAACTGAAAGCTCATTTTATTTCCAACGTTGACCCGGACGACTGCGCCGAAGTTTTAAAAAACATAAACTTGGAAACTTCGCTTTTTATCTTAGTTTCAAAAAGCGGCACAACTCAAGAAACACTTTCAAATGAACGCTTCGTAAAATCGATTTTGGAAAAAAACGGTCTTAACCCTTCAAAGCAAATGCTTGCCGTTACAAGTGAAACAAGTCCCCTTGCAAATAATCCAGATTACTTTTTTTCTTTTTATATGGACGATTTTATAGGCGGAAGATATTCTTCAACATCCGTGTGCGGTGCCGTTGTGCTGGCTCTTGCCTTCGGCATAAAAACCGTAGAAGAGTTTTTAAGCGGAGCGGCGGAAGCCGATAAACTTGCACTGGAACCCAATATAAAAAAAAATGCGGCTCTTTTGGACGCAATGCTGGGAATTTATGAGCGCAACGTTTTAAATTACTCTTCTACGGCTGTACTTCCTTACAGTCAAGCCCTTTCCCGCTTTCCCTCACACTTGCAGCAGTTGGATATGGAATCGAACGGTAAAACGGTAAACCGTTCAGGCGAGCCAGTAAAATACAAAACCGGACCTGTAATTTTCGGAGAACCGGGGACAAACGGACAGCATTCTTTTTATCAGCTTTTACATCAGGGAAGCGATATAATTCCTCTGCAATTTATAGGCTTTAAAACAGGACAATTAAACGAGGACATTAAAAGCGAAAATTCCACCAATCAACAAAAACTTATTGCAAATTTAATTGCTCAAATTATTGCCTTTACCGCAGGAAAAAGCGATGAAAATAAAAATAAAAATTTTGAAGGAGGCCGTCCTTCAAGTTTAATTTACGGGGAAACTCTTACACCTAAATCTTTAGGAGCTCTGCTTGCCCATTTTGAAAACAAGGTAATGTTTCAAGGTTTTGCATGGAATTTAAACAGCTTCGACCAAGAGGGTGTTCAATTGGGAAAGACCTTGGCAAAAAAAGTTCTTTCAGGTGATATGCCTCCTGCATTAAAAGCATTTTCGGAATTGTTATGCGGATAA
- the yihA gene encoding ribosome biogenesis GTP-binding protein YihA/YsxC yields MRIINAEFIKGAVKAEQFPDLGVPEFAFFGRSNAGKSSLINMLVNRKNLVKTGSRPGMTREVNFFLVNKPAGAKIGTLKCKKGAEVFGFTDLPGYGYAKIPGGKIQEIDKMLYEYCTNRPLLKTIFFLMDIRREPTEVELNSIHFFYELNIEVVIVGTKADKIGKNEQINVKKTWAKFFNFDESIILFTSTLKKIGREEILNFVQKRCIEK; encoded by the coding sequence ATGCGGATAATAAATGCCGAATTTATAAAGGGGGCCGTTAAAGCCGAACAGTTTCCCGATTTAGGAGTTCCCGAATTCGCTTTTTTTGGACGCTCCAATGCGGGAAAATCCAGTTTAATCAATATGCTCGTAAACAGAAAAAATCTCGTAAAAACCGGCTCGCGACCCGGAATGACCCGCGAAGTAAATTTCTTTTTGGTAAATAAACCGGCAGGAGCAAAAATAGGTACATTAAAGTGTAAAAAGGGAGCGGAAGTTTTCGGATTTACCGACTTACCCGGGTACGGTTACGCAAAAATTCCCGGCGGAAAAATACAGGAAATCGATAAAATGCTTTATGAATATTGTACGAATCGCCCTCTTTTAAAAACAATATTCTTTTTAATGGATATACGCCGAGAGCCTACGGAAGTGGAGCTTAACAGTATACATTTTTTTTATGAGCTTAATATTGAAGTTGTAATCGTAGGAACAAAAGCGGATAAAATCGGAAAAAATGAACAAATAAACGTAAAAAAAACTTGGGCTAAATTTTTTAATTTTGACGAAAGTATAATATTATTTACCTCAACGTTAAAAAAAATCGGACGGGAAGAAATTTTAAATTTTGTACAAAAAAGGTGTATTGAAAAATGA
- a CDS encoding HutD family protein: protein MKITKLTEQDFTTSTWQGGTTTQLFIYPPGANYSKRDFLFRLSSATVDTEKSEFTVLPGIQRFIAPLTGNLKISHDEKYFTKLKPYEIYGFDGGAKTISMGKVRDFNVMVQENAEASVKNFFLNSHSSLKFGIFKNEIGWLFSYNNSCNLNMGTKNNTSINLNLDKMTLIIFEYEDISASEEKEEIFISADGNANLFYGKILKIQ, encoded by the coding sequence ATGAAAATAACAAAACTGACGGAACAGGATTTTACTACAAGTACTTGGCAGGGCGGAACTACAACTCAGCTTTTTATTTATCCCCCCGGAGCAAATTACTCTAAAAGAGATTTTTTATTCCGTTTAAGCTCCGCAACCGTAGACACGGAAAAATCGGAATTTACCGTATTACCCGGAATTCAAAGATTTATCGCTCCGCTTACCGGAAATTTAAAAATAAGCCACGATGAAAAATATTTTACAAAATTAAAACCTTACGAAATTTACGGATTTGACGGCGGAGCAAAAACAATAAGTATGGGTAAGGTTCGCGACTTTAATGTTATGGTACAGGAAAATGCCGAAGCAAGCGTAAAAAACTTTTTTTTAAATTCACATTCAAGTTTAAAATTCGGAATTTTCAAAAACGAAATAGGTTGGCTGTTTTCATATAACAATTCCTGTAATCTTAATATGGGCACAAAAAATAATACCTCAATAAATCTTAATTTGGATAAAATGACGCTCATTATTTTTGAATACGAAGATATTTCCGCTTCGGAAGAAAAAGAAGAGATTTTTATTTCGGCCGACGGTAATGCAAATTTATTCTATGGAAAAATTTTAAAAATTCAATAA
- a CDS encoding AMP-binding protein: MQTINELGEYTFQALLKNSVKNFGERPALSFVSGTPMTYTELNENINSVKILLHSLGVKPSDKVAIFSPSMPNWAVAYLAVVTMGAIAVPLLPDFNETETESCISHSGAKTVIVFEKLISKIENIASLETIIDISDFSVKKGEKSVNTELEEFKCNEEDTASIIYTSGTTGRSKGVILTNKNLVFTAIAGQHCQRINKYDVALSMLPMSHVYEFTIGFVMFILNGACVFYLEGPPTPRILLPALQKIRPNFMLTVPIVIEKIYKQKILPVFNSGAFIKKLYATKLGRKFLCRQAGKKLKKTFGGRIKFFGLGGSKTDPIVEQFMKDAKFPYAIGYGLTETSPLVAYSGVNKTIPGTIGIPVPGVNIKIGDPNPETGVGELWVKGPNVMKGYYNAPDLTKAAFTEDGWFKTGDLCCMDSKGIITLKGRCKNMILGAAGENIYPEDIEFLLNQHPLVSESLVVEGENTSLVAYVQLNEEKLKEAEQADSPKSDSGNSVLRSNLTEIQEAIGGAVSEISNALLYKREEMLNEIKFFVNSKVNKFSKIDKIEIVESFEKTASQKIKRYLYSLGNKTAQTSS; this comes from the coding sequence ATGCAAACCATTAACGAACTCGGAGAATACACTTTTCAAGCCTTGCTTAAAAACAGTGTAAAAAACTTTGGAGAACGCCCCGCCCTTTCTTTTGTATCGGGAACACCGATGACATATACAGAATTAAACGAAAATATAAATTCCGTAAAAATACTATTGCACTCGCTCGGCGTAAAACCTTCGGATAAGGTTGCGATTTTCAGCCCCAGTATGCCTAATTGGGCTGTTGCATATCTGGCGGTTGTTACTATGGGAGCTATAGCCGTTCCCCTATTACCCGATTTTAACGAAACCGAAACGGAGTCTTGTATATCCCATTCCGGAGCAAAAACCGTAATCGTTTTTGAAAAACTTATATCCAAAATCGAAAACATCGCCTCTTTGGAAACTATAATAGATATCTCCGATTTTTCCGTAAAAAAAGGAGAAAAGAGCGTAAATACCGAACTTGAAGAATTTAAATGCAATGAAGAAGATACCGCTTCGATAATATACACTTCAGGCACTACAGGGCGCTCCAAGGGAGTTATTCTTACAAATAAAAATTTGGTATTTACCGCAATTGCTGGACAGCACTGCCAGCGTATAAATAAATACGATGTCGCTCTTTCCATGCTGCCTATGTCCCATGTTTACGAATTTACAATAGGCTTTGTTATGTTTATTTTAAACGGAGCATGCGTATTTTATTTGGAAGGACCGCCTACCCCGCGAATTCTTTTACCTGCATTACAAAAAATTCGGCCGAATTTTATGCTGACCGTTCCGATTGTAATAGAAAAAATTTACAAACAGAAAATTTTACCCGTTTTTAATTCGGGCGCATTTATAAAAAAACTTTACGCTACAAAATTGGGAAGAAAATTTTTATGCCGTCAGGCAGGAAAAAAACTGAAAAAAACTTTCGGCGGAAGGATTAAATTTTTCGGACTCGGCGGTTCAAAAACGGACCCGATAGTGGAGCAATTTATGAAAGACGCGAAATTCCCCTATGCAATAGGTTACGGGCTTACCGAAACCTCCCCCCTTGTAGCCTACTCCGGTGTAAATAAAACAATCCCAGGTACTATAGGAATCCCCGTCCCCGGTGTAAACATAAAAATAGGAGACCCCAATCCGGAAACCGGAGTGGGAGAACTTTGGGTAAAAGGTCCTAATGTAATGAAAGGCTACTATAATGCCCCTGACCTTACTAAGGCGGCCTTTACCGAAGACGGCTGGTTTAAAACCGGAGATTTGTGTTGCATGGATTCCAAAGGGATTATAACTTTAAAAGGCAGATGTAAAAATATGATTTTAGGTGCTGCGGGAGAAAATATTTACCCTGAAGATATTGAATTTCTTTTAAACCAGCACCCTCTGGTTTCGGAATCTCTGGTAGTTGAAGGTGAAAACACGTCTCTTGTAGCTTATGTGCAATTAAACGAAGAAAAGCTGAAAGAAGCCGAACAAGCGGATTCGCCAAAGTCGGATTCGGGGAATTCGGTGTTACGCTCTAATTTAACCGAAATTCAGGAAGCCATAGGCGGTGCCGTTTCCGAAATTTCCAATGCACTGCTTTATAAACGTGAAGAAATGTTAAACGAAATAAAATTTTTCGTAAATTCCAAAGTAAATAAATTTTCCAAAATAGATAAAATTGAAATCGTGGAAAGTTTTGAAAAAACGGCGAGCCAAAAAATAAAGAGGTATTTATATTCGCTGGGAAACAAAACCGCACAAACTTCAAGTTAA
- a CDS encoding ParB N-terminal domain-containing protein, with product MQVEIEGIKIKKRARKELLEIPELAESIKRLGLLTPITIDEHNVLIAGQRRLEAAKLLGWKTITANVVSAENEAAALEMEIEENIQRHQFTDEELLNAFTRLNRIRQPNIFIRIWNAIKNFFKRLFGKKE from the coding sequence ATGCAAGTTGAAATAGAAGGTATTAAAATAAAAAAGCGTGCGAGGAAGGAACTTTTAGAAATTCCTGAATTGGCGGAAAGCATAAAGAGGCTTGGACTTTTAACACCTATTACTATAGATGAGCATAACGTTCTGATTGCGGGACAGAGGCGTCTTGAGGCTGCAAAACTTTTAGGGTGGAAAACCATAACGGCAAATGTCGTTTCGGCGGAAAATGAAGCGGCAGCCCTTGAAATGGAAATAGAAGAGAATATTCAAAGACATCAATTTACCGATGAAGAGCTTTTAAATGCCTTTACCCGCTTAAACAGAATACGGCAGCCTAATATTTTTATCAGAATATGGAATGCGATAAAAAACTTTTTTAAACGGCTATTCGGTAAAAAAGAATAG